In Oscillatoria sp. FACHB-1407, one DNA window encodes the following:
- the msrB gene encoding peptide-methionine (R)-S-oxide reductase MsrB, which translates to MTTSKHEQFEITKTEAEWQKVLTPEQFYVLRKHGTERAGTSPLDKNYETGTYVCAGCGQPLFTSDTKFNSGTGWPSFYAPIEGAIATSVDRSLFMTRVEVHCSRCGGHLGHVFEDGPRPTGQRYCMNGVALEFTPPDSDGVA; encoded by the coding sequence ATGACAACCTCAAAACACGAGCAATTTGAAATCACCAAAACTGAAGCAGAGTGGCAGAAAGTTCTGACTCCAGAGCAGTTTTATGTATTACGGAAACACGGGACTGAGCGAGCAGGCACCAGCCCGCTTGATAAAAACTATGAGACAGGCACTTATGTCTGTGCGGGTTGTGGTCAACCGCTCTTTACATCAGACACCAAATTCAACAGTGGCACAGGTTGGCCTAGTTTTTATGCGCCGATCGAGGGGGCGATCGCTACCTCAGTGGATCGATCGCTATTTATGACCCGTGTTGAAGTTCACTGTAGCCGCTGTGGTGGGCATTTAGGGCACGTCTTCGAGGATGGTCCTCGCCCCACTGGGCAACGCTATTGCATGAACGGAGTTGCCCTTGAATTCACTCCACCAGATTCAGACGGCGTTGCATAA
- a CDS encoding NADPH-dependent FMN reductase, giving the protein MLKFVGIAGSLRPDSYSQLALQVAAQRVEALGAKVEVLDLRSLNLPFCDGSDNYPDYPDVDKLRQAFRQADGIILATPEYHGSVSGVLKNALDLMSFNEFSGKVTGLISVLGGQSNSNALNDLRIIMRWVHAWTIPEHVAIGQAWKAFNEEGQLTDANLVKRFDSFAASLVENTYKLRSTAQETRSVA; this is encoded by the coding sequence ATGCTCAAGTTTGTTGGTATCGCCGGAAGTTTAAGACCTGATTCCTATAGCCAACTCGCTTTACAAGTCGCCGCACAGCGGGTTGAAGCATTGGGAGCCAAAGTCGAAGTGCTCGATTTGCGATCGCTCAATCTGCCCTTTTGTGACGGCAGTGACAACTATCCCGATTACCCTGACGTTGATAAGCTGCGTCAGGCGTTTCGTCAAGCAGATGGCATCATTCTCGCAACGCCTGAATATCACGGCAGCGTTAGTGGTGTACTAAAAAATGCCCTAGATCTGATGAGTTTTAACGAATTCTCTGGAAAAGTAACCGGGCTGATCAGTGTTTTAGGTGGGCAATCCAATAGCAACGCTCTCAATGACCTGCGTATCATTATGCGTTGGGTTCACGCCTGGACCATTCCTGAACATGTGGCGATCGGGCAAGCCTGGAAAGCGTTTAATGAAGAGGGACAACTCACCGACGCTAATTTGGTGAAACGATTTGATAGCTTCGCTGCGAGCCTGGTGGAAAACACTTATAAGCTGCGTAGCACGGCTCAAGAAACGCGATCGGTCGCTTAA
- a CDS encoding ShlB/FhaC/HecB family hemolysin secretion/activation protein: MPSCKFDQWSWMGWALALGSLGAIASEGIEGRQAIAQSVIEPVAITEPGFAVSEVAQVPPVPQRDTLPPPLEPLPIPETPTPPPEDLLNTPVPNVMPVTPSPPASDEESVFVERFEIVGSTVFSEADWAALTAPYVNRNLTFAELLQVRSAVTQLYLDRGYINSGAFLPPQDPVNGVVTIQVLEGGVEAINVTGTRRLNPSYVRDRLAIATTTPFNVQRLLERLQLLQLDPQIENISAELASSVRPGSSVLEVRVTEADPFSLQLATNNGRSPSVGSWRRQVQASQANLLGQGDVLTVGYANTEGSNALDASYTIPLNPRNGTLILNYGLAESDVIEEPFNALDIQSDSRYYEVGFRQPLIQTPTEEFALSLTASRRESQSEFLEDLVGEPVPFPGVGADAEGRTRISALRFTQEWTQQRSQEVFAVRSQFSLGLDAFDSTVNEGAPDSRFFAWRGQTQWVRLLSPDTLLLVRGELQLADAPLVSLEQFGLGGQTTVRGYRQDFLLTDNGALASAEVRLPILRSRPLDGILHLIPFMDFGVGWNAEGDNPDPNGLVSVGLGLQWRQSDRLTARLDWGIPLVSVDTRERTWQESGVYFSIVYTPF; encoded by the coding sequence ATGCCCAGTTGTAAATTTGACCAATGGTCTTGGATGGGTTGGGCACTGGCGTTGGGCAGCCTGGGGGCGATCGCCAGTGAAGGTATTGAAGGGCGTCAGGCGATCGCACAATCGGTTATTGAGCCTGTTGCCATTACAGAACCGGGCTTCGCTGTCTCAGAGGTCGCTCAGGTGCCTCCTGTGCCGCAGCGGGACACTTTGCCACCTCCTCTGGAGCCACTCCCCATCCCTGAAACACCCACTCCACCCCCCGAAGACTTGCTGAACACGCCCGTGCCGAATGTGATGCCTGTGACTCCAAGCCCACCAGCGTCAGACGAGGAGAGCGTCTTTGTTGAGCGGTTTGAGATCGTGGGCAGCACCGTATTTAGCGAAGCCGACTGGGCGGCTCTCACCGCACCCTATGTCAATCGCAATTTGACCTTTGCAGAACTGTTGCAAGTGCGATCGGCGGTGACGCAGCTTTATCTCGATCGGGGTTACATCAACTCCGGGGCGTTTCTGCCCCCACAAGACCCGGTGAATGGAGTTGTCACCATTCAGGTGTTAGAAGGTGGCGTTGAGGCGATTAACGTGACAGGTACTCGTCGCCTCAACCCCAGCTATGTGCGTGATCGATTGGCGATCGCCACCACAACTCCATTCAATGTGCAGCGGTTGTTAGAGCGGTTGCAACTGCTACAGCTTGATCCCCAAATTGAAAACATTTCCGCTGAGTTAGCCAGTAGTGTCCGTCCAGGGTCGAGTGTGCTGGAGGTGCGGGTGACAGAAGCAGATCCCTTTAGTCTGCAACTCGCAACGAATAACGGGCGATCGCCCAGTGTCGGTAGCTGGCGCAGGCAAGTTCAAGCCAGTCAAGCCAACCTGTTGGGACAGGGTGATGTATTGACAGTGGGCTATGCCAACACCGAGGGCAGTAACGCGCTGGACGCCAGCTATACGATTCCCCTGAATCCCCGTAACGGGACGCTGATTCTCAACTATGGTTTAGCCGAGAGTGACGTGATTGAGGAGCCATTTAATGCCCTCGACATTCAATCGGACTCTCGCTACTACGAAGTAGGGTTTCGGCAACCCCTGATTCAAACCCCAACTGAGGAATTTGCTCTGAGCCTGACCGCCTCTCGACGTGAAAGCCAGAGCGAATTTTTGGAAGATCTGGTGGGGGAACCCGTGCCCTTTCCTGGTGTAGGGGCAGATGCCGAAGGGCGCACTCGTATTTCGGCGTTGCGGTTTACCCAGGAGTGGACACAGCAGCGGAGCCAGGAAGTGTTTGCGGTGCGATCGCAGTTTAGTTTAGGGCTAGATGCGTTTGACTCGACAGTCAATGAGGGGGCTCCCGATAGTCGTTTCTTTGCGTGGCGTGGGCAGACCCAGTGGGTGCGACTGTTGTCTCCTGATACGTTGCTCTTAGTACGGGGTGAATTGCAGCTAGCCGATGCGCCGCTGGTTTCACTGGAACAGTTTGGTCTGGGTGGACAGACCACCGTGAGGGGCTATCGCCAAGATTTTTTGTTGACAGATAATGGTGCGCTTGCCTCCGCAGAGGTGCGGTTGCCGATTTTGCGATCGCGCCCCCTGGATGGTATTTTGCATCTGATTCCGTTTATGGATTTTGGGGTCGGTTGGAACGCAGAAGGCGATAATCCTGACCCCAATGGACTGGTATCGGTTGGTTTAGGGTTGCAGTGGCGACAGAGCGATCGCCTGACCGCTCGGTTGGATTGGGGTATTCCATTAGTTTCTGTAGACACGAGGGAACGCACATGGCAAGAAAGTGGAGTTTATTTTTCCATCGTCTACACACCGTTTTAA
- a CDS encoding TolB family protein: protein MTTYFNVIQLTDNNTFDGLAQVSSLGDVVWEHDFSDTDIDIRYYDAVTDTISTIASSNDNELNPRISSLGDVVYESEYSDTNSNLGLYDVLTDSSGIILDSAKSEFNAQIDGNNIVYQYQYSETDSDIYLYNIATGQEIAIANSQRNELNPDLAGNYIVYEFEYSETDTDLYLYDIISGETIEIATSNRNERNAQVSSNGNVVYEYSYSATDTDIYLYNASTGKATALADSIYNETKAQIAGDYVVWQAWDGNDWEVYRHDSLTGTTVQITDNTVDDIGAQVSDQGYVVWEHIFSSSDIDIHLFDGISTQRLANSINYEINPHISGSFVSWQAWDGNDWEVFRAQLSSTPLMSGLPSSVG, encoded by the coding sequence ATGACTACATATTTCAACGTTATTCAATTGACTGATAACAATACTTTTGATGGTTTGGCTCAAGTGTCGTCACTGGGTGATGTCGTTTGGGAACATGATTTCAGCGACACCGACATCGACATCCGCTACTACGATGCGGTGACCGATACCATATCGACGATCGCCTCAAGCAATGACAACGAATTAAACCCTCGTATCTCATCTTTGGGAGATGTTGTATACGAGTCTGAATATAGCGACACCAACAGCAACTTAGGATTGTATGATGTGCTCACAGACAGTAGCGGCATCATTCTGGACAGTGCCAAAAGCGAGTTTAACGCTCAAATTGATGGCAACAATATCGTTTATCAATATCAATACAGTGAAACCGATAGCGATATTTATCTATACAACATCGCTACAGGACAAGAGATTGCGATCGCCAATTCTCAACGCAACGAGTTGAACCCTGATCTTGCAGGTAATTACATCGTTTACGAATTTGAATACAGTGAAACAGACACCGACCTGTATCTGTATGACATCATTTCTGGGGAAACCATTGAGATCGCCACATCCAACCGTAACGAGCGCAATGCTCAAGTCTCCTCCAATGGCAATGTTGTTTACGAATACAGCTACAGTGCTACAGATACAGACATCTATCTCTACAATGCGTCAACTGGCAAAGCCACAGCTCTAGCAGACAGCATTTACAACGAAACAAAAGCTCAGATCGCAGGAGATTATGTCGTCTGGCAAGCATGGGATGGCAACGACTGGGAAGTATATCGCCACGACAGCCTGACCGGAACCACCGTTCAAATTACAGACAACACGGTTGATGATATTGGGGCTCAAGTGTCTGATCAGGGCTATGTCGTATGGGAGCATATCTTTAGTTCATCTGATATCGACATTCATCTCTTTGATGGCATCTCGACTCAACGCCTGGCAAATAGCATCAACTATGAGATTAACCCCCACATTTCCGGTTCGTTTGTCAGTTGGCAAGCGTGGGATGGCAACGATTGGGAAGTGTTTAGAGCACAACTGTCTTCAACCCCGCTTATGTCTGGTCTGCCATCCAGTGTGGGTTAA